A single genomic interval of Hemiscyllium ocellatum isolate sHemOce1 chromosome 37, sHemOce1.pat.X.cur, whole genome shotgun sequence harbors:
- the thap3 gene encoding THAP domain-containing protein 3 isoform X1, whose amino-acid sequence MPKSCAAYNCTNRYSSKNKELTFHRFPFSKPDLLVQWMNNVGRAEFKPNQHTVICSEHFKPECFNTWGNRKNLKHNAVPTVFSYSEIMKQRHRARKKLKTAADVSKPEIIEDRVETVPMATTSRKQEKLLQAVPTKVAVSDSSADHTYAATNLGMMKKRLFTALEKNEKLRKRLKVKQEEMRRMMKKWQAVKDELEDLRAKSLLTASGLNLAGIAQLQRCMN is encoded by the exons ATGCCCAAGTCCTGTGCTGCCTATAACTGTACTAATAGGTACAGCAGCAAGAACAAGGAGCTCACATTCCACAG GTTTCCCTTCAGCAAGCCAGACTTATTAGTGCAGTGGATGAACAATGTTGGAAGAGCAGAGTTCAAGCCTAACCAACATACTGTCATTTGCTCTGAGCATTTCAAACCAGAGTGTTTCAACACATGGGGCAACCGaaaaaatctgaagcacaatgCTGTACCCACAGTCTTTAGCTACTCAGAGATTATGAAG CAAAGACATCGAGCAAGGAAAAAGTTGAAAACAGCCGCAGATGTGTCAAAGCCAGAAATAATTGAGGACAGGGTTGAGACG GTGCCCATGGCCACAACAAGTAGAAAGCAGGAGAAGCTGCTGCAGGCAGTACCAACTAAAGTTGCTGTCTccgacagcagtgctgaccacacTTATGCTGCCACCAACCTGGGCATGATGAAGAAGAGGCTGTTTACTGCCCTGGAGAAGAATGAGAAGCTAAGGAAACGGCTGAAAGTGAAGCAGGAGGAGATGAGGAGAATGATGAAGAAGTGGCAGGCGGTCAAGGACGAACTAGAGGATCTGAGAGCCAAGAGTCTGTTGACAGCCAGTGGACTGAACCTTGCAGGCATAGCCCAACTACAACGCTGTATGAATTAA
- the thap3 gene encoding THAP domain-containing protein 3 isoform X2, with protein MGFPFSKPDLLVQWMNNVGRAEFKPNQHTVICSEHFKPECFNTWGNRKNLKHNAVPTVFSYSEIMKQRHRARKKLKTAADVSKPEIIEDRVETVPMATTSRKQEKLLQAVPTKVAVSDSSADHTYAATNLGMMKKRLFTALEKNEKLRKRLKVKQEEMRRMMKKWQAVKDELEDLRAKSLLTASGLNLAGIAQLQRCMN; from the exons ATGGG GTTTCCCTTCAGCAAGCCAGACTTATTAGTGCAGTGGATGAACAATGTTGGAAGAGCAGAGTTCAAGCCTAACCAACATACTGTCATTTGCTCTGAGCATTTCAAACCAGAGTGTTTCAACACATGGGGCAACCGaaaaaatctgaagcacaatgCTGTACCCACAGTCTTTAGCTACTCAGAGATTATGAAG CAAAGACATCGAGCAAGGAAAAAGTTGAAAACAGCCGCAGATGTGTCAAAGCCAGAAATAATTGAGGACAGGGTTGAGACG GTGCCCATGGCCACAACAAGTAGAAAGCAGGAGAAGCTGCTGCAGGCAGTACCAACTAAAGTTGCTGTCTccgacagcagtgctgaccacacTTATGCTGCCACCAACCTGGGCATGATGAAGAAGAGGCTGTTTACTGCCCTGGAGAAGAATGAGAAGCTAAGGAAACGGCTGAAAGTGAAGCAGGAGGAGATGAGGAGAATGATGAAGAAGTGGCAGGCGGTCAAGGACGAACTAGAGGATCTGAGAGCCAAGAGTCTGTTGACAGCCAGTGGACTGAACCTTGCAGGCATAGCCCAACTACAACGCTGTATGAATTAA